A region from the Drosophila ananassae strain 14024-0371.13 chromosome 2L, ASM1763931v2, whole genome shotgun sequence genome encodes:
- the LOC6498870 gene encoding uncharacterized protein LOC6498870 isoform X2 codes for MDAHSTIVDLEDVELGLDWCVDSVGDRDGHVRAKLRQLQDNHVWIRQQLSHLQRRLVTRELEKQRNAYAAKDRLQGLLRQLELKHGRSWSL; via the coding sequence ATGGATGCGCATTCAACAATCGTCGACCTGGAAGACGTGGAACTGGGATTGGATTGGTGTGTCGATTCGGTTGGGGACCGAGATGGCCACGTTCGGGCCAAGTTACGGCAGCTGCAGGATAATCATGTGTGGATTCGGCAGCAGCTGTCGCACCTGCAACGGCGCCTGGTTACCCGAGAGTTGGAGAAGCAGCGGAATGCCTACGCGGCAAAGGACAGGTTGCAAGGACTTCTGCGCCAGCTTGAGCTTAAACACGGTCGCAGCTGGAGTCTCTAG